One Thermodesulfobacteriota bacterium genomic region harbors:
- a CDS encoding FadR family transcriptional regulator produces the protein MTVSHLLNVTPIIRKRTFEVVSDEIKRLILAGELKPGDRLPSESELARKFNVGRQTIREAMRLLELSGYIKVEKGLGKGAFVADTIMNTFSNLFLEAFLMRKIDIHDLTVARIEIEKIMIKHVLENVTAEDIRTLEENVRVSKEKIKNKIQPFHENIEFHRHLARISKNSVFILVIELIMTVVSDFRSQVKLPFSFPKKNVADHEKIVLALKNGKKEEVKRLLEDHLRYVGDVMEKALAKSDYFSQKRT, from the coding sequence ATGACTGTATCACATCTTCTCAACGTTACCCCCATCATTAGAAAGAGAACGTTTGAAGTCGTCTCAGACGAGATTAAGAGGCTCATTTTAGCCGGTGAGCTTAAACCTGGCGATAGGCTTCCGTCAGAATCTGAGCTTGCAAGGAAATTTAACGTTGGAAGACAGACGATAAGAGAGGCCATGAGACTACTTGAGCTTTCAGGCTATATAAAAGTTGAGAAAGGTTTAGGTAAGGGAGCATTTGTTGCCGACACAATAATGAACACATTTTCTAACCTCTTTCTTGAAGCATTTCTTATGAGAAAGATAGATATCCACGATCTCACGGTTGCACGGATTGAGATCGAAAAGATTATGATAAAGCATGTTTTAGAAAATGTTACCGCCGAAGACATTCGAACGCTTGAAGAGAACGTTCGAGTGTCGAAGGAAAAGATAAAGAACAAAATTCAGCCTTTCCACGAAAATATCGAGTTTCACAGACACCTGGCAAGGATCTCCAAGAATTCGGTCTTCATCCTAGTAATAGAACTCATAATGACGGTCGTTTCGGATTTTAGAAGTCAGGTGAAACTTCCCTTTTCTTTTCCTAAAAAGAACGTTGCAGATCACGAAAAGATAGTTCTTGCCTTAAAAAACGGAAAAAAAGAGGAGGTGAAAAGGTTACTGGAAGATCACCTAAGATACGTGGGTGATGTTATGGAGAAAGCGCTTGCAAAAAGCGACTATTTTTCACAAAAAAGAACGTGA
- the hisC gene encoding histidinol-phosphate transaminase: protein MKFSVDERLKNLPSYPKASAYGYNGSFVQLSANESPYPPSPHVISALIDSLMYLNRYPPSENELKEAIAKRFNVASENVIIGCGSNEIIELVLKVSKKESKNKVIIPHPTFAFYAIAANIYGYEVIRVPLRDFRISLDEIKKNLDEKVRVIFLSNPNNPTGTIMKRDEFESFIAEIPPEILLVIDEAYYEFVESKEYPTSSKYIERVPVITLRTFSKAYGLAGLRVGYGIGDAEFIEILHKARQPFSISSLALVAAKAALEDASYTKKIVKSILKQKEILYDGLREIGIEFVPSEANFVLVKFGKGAENICRMLLEQGIIVRWMGPMGLPEYVRVTVGKKEETELFLGTLRRLVS, encoded by the coding sequence ATGAAATTCAGCGTTGATGAAAGGCTAAAAAACCTTCCTTCTTACCCTAAGGCTTCCGCATACGGGTATAATGGTTCCTTCGTCCAACTTTCCGCAAACGAAAGTCCCTATCCACCTTCTCCGCACGTAATCTCCGCCCTCATAGACTCTCTTATGTATCTTAACAGGTATCCACCCAGCGAAAACGAGTTAAAAGAGGCGATAGCGAAAAGATTCAACGTGGCTTCTGAGAATGTGATAATCGGGTGTGGATCGAATGAGATCATAGAGCTTGTATTGAAGGTGTCAAAAAAAGAGAGTAAAAACAAAGTCATCATACCCCATCCAACTTTCGCTTTTTACGCAATAGCGGCAAATATATACGGCTACGAGGTAATTAGGGTCCCCCTTAGAGATTTTCGCATTTCCCTCGATGAAATAAAAAAAAACTTGGATGAGAAAGTAAGGGTCATATTCCTTTCGAATCCCAATAATCCTACAGGGACCATAATGAAAAGGGATGAGTTTGAGTCGTTCATAGCGGAGATACCCCCGGAGATTCTTCTAGTGATAGACGAAGCATACTACGAGTTCGTAGAATCGAAGGAGTATCCGACTTCGTCCAAATACATCGAACGGGTGCCGGTTATAACTCTGCGAACTTTTTCCAAAGCGTATGGACTTGCAGGATTAAGAGTTGGCTATGGTATTGGCGATGCGGAGTTTATAGAGATTCTCCATAAGGCAAGGCAGCCATTCAGCATAAGTAGTTTAGCACTTGTAGCGGCTAAAGCTGCTTTGGAGGATGCCTCATATACTAAGAAGATCGTAAAATCTATTTTAAAACAAAAGGAGATACTTTACGATGGTCTTCGCGAGATTGGAATCGAGTTTGTTCCCAGTGAGGCGAATTTTGTTCTAGTAAAATTCGGGAAGGGGGCGGAGAATATTTGCAGAATGCTTTTAGAGCAAGGTATTATAGTCCGATGGATGGGGCCTATGGGGCTTCCGGAATACGTCCGAGTTACAGTAGGAAAGAAAGAAGAGACCGAGTTGTTCTTAGGTACACTCAGGAGGCTTGTAAGCTGA
- the surE gene encoding 5'/3'-nucleotidase SurE: MLILLTNDDGINSEGIKYLKENLSTKHEVFVVAPDRERTCSAHSITLHKPLRITKHEDRVFSTNGTPADCVLLGVKCVIKRLPDLVISGINGGPNLGQDIFYSGTVAAAREGAFLGIQSIAVSINTYFGFRFEDATKIVEDIIRRLMKNPLPKGIFLNINIPNLPYGEIKGFMVTSPGVRIYDDKVIEREDPRGKKYYWIGGSINNVKPKRGTDFYAVKEGYVSVTPLDAYYPASRSKDLVKKIFRRCL; the protein is encoded by the coding sequence TTGCTAATCCTCCTTACAAACGACGACGGTATAAATTCAGAAGGTATAAAGTACCTCAAAGAAAATCTATCGACAAAACACGAAGTTTTCGTAGTAGCACCGGACAGAGAGAGAACCTGTTCTGCCCATTCGATTACTCTCCATAAACCTTTAAGGATCACCAAGCATGAGGATCGCGTTTTTTCGACGAACGGTACACCTGCTGATTGCGTCCTTTTAGGGGTAAAGTGTGTTATTAAAAGACTACCTGATCTTGTCATCTCAGGAATAAATGGAGGTCCTAACCTTGGTCAGGACATATTCTATTCTGGCACGGTCGCAGCAGCAAGAGAAGGTGCCTTTTTAGGGATTCAGTCCATCGCAGTCTCAATAAACACTTACTTTGGTTTCAGATTCGAAGATGCCACGAAAATTGTGGAAGACATTATCCGAAGGTTAATGAAAAATCCGCTTCCAAAGGGTATCTTTCTCAACATCAACATTCCCAATCTTCCCTACGGGGAGATTAAAGGGTTTATGGTCACATCACCCGGTGTGAGAATATACGACGACAAAGTTATAGAAAGGGAGGACCCGAGGGGAAAAAAGTACTACTGGATAGGTGGTAGTATAAATAACGTAAAACCTAAGCGAGGAACAGACTTCTATGCTGTCAAAGAAGGATACGTGTCCGTCACACCACTTGACGCCTATTATCCAGCAAGCAGATCGAAAGATTTGGTCAAAAAAATTTTCCGGAGGTGTCTATGA
- a CDS encoding histidinol phosphate phosphatase domain-containing protein: MIDLHTHSLLSDGELVPSELARRAYVKGYKVIGISDHADLTNFERITQSILKITEGQYWGIKIVPGIELTHVPASMLKNVIERVRKEGICYVTVHGETITEPVEEGTNRAAIEAGCDILAHPGLINEEDVKLAAKMGVFLEISARKGHSLGNGRVAMLSKKYGAKLIFGSDAHSPSDLVDETLAKKIVVGAGLDEDDFYEMQKVAWEFVKEIERRKGR; the protein is encoded by the coding sequence ATGATAGACCTTCACACCCACTCTTTGCTGAGCGACGGGGAACTTGTGCCGTCCGAGCTTGCGCGAAGGGCATACGTAAAAGGGTACAAAGTAATTGGGATATCCGATCACGCTGACTTAACGAATTTCGAAAGAATAACTCAGTCCATCCTAAAGATAACGGAAGGCCAATACTGGGGAATTAAGATAGTTCCGGGAATAGAGCTCACCCACGTTCCTGCATCCATGTTGAAAAACGTAATAGAAAGGGTGAGAAAAGAAGGGATATGTTATGTAACTGTGCACGGAGAAACGATCACCGAACCGGTTGAGGAAGGTACAAATAGAGCCGCTATAGAGGCAGGATGTGACATTCTAGCCCATCCAGGCCTAATAAATGAAGAGGATGTGAAACTTGCTGCAAAAATGGGAGTTTTTTTGGAGATAAGCGCAAGGAAAGGACATTCTTTGGGAAACGGGAGAGTGGCAATGCTTTCAAAAAAGTACGGGGCCAAGCTCATATTTGGAAGTGATGCCCATAGCCCGAGTGACCTTGTGGACGAAACTTTAGCGAAAAAGATCGTCGTTGGTGCGGGGTTGGATGAGGACGACTTTTACGAAATGCAAAAAGTTGCATGGGAGTTTGTAAAAGAAATTGAAAGAAGGAAAGGAAGATGA
- a CDS encoding bifunctional nuclease family protein, with translation MLREMRVAGITVDPFTNTPIVILKDMEDRDVLPIWIGLLEASSIATALEHLPTPRPMTHDLMKNILESLGVRVVKIEINDLRDNTYYALIHLDINGRRLVIDSRPSDAIALALRVEAPIYVDEEVLRKSQRADVEKKGDKVVTDSKEWEDILESLSPDDFGKYKM, from the coding sequence ATGTTACGAGAAATGAGGGTTGCCGGCATAACGGTTGATCCATTCACCAACACGCCCATTGTCATTCTAAAGGACATGGAAGATAGGGATGTTCTTCCGATCTGGATAGGATTGTTGGAGGCAAGCAGTATAGCCACGGCCTTGGAACATTTGCCAACACCAAGGCCTATGACTCATGATCTCATGAAAAACATTCTTGAGAGTTTAGGGGTAAGGGTGGTGAAGATAGAGATTAACGATCTTAGGGACAACACTTACTACGCTTTAATCCACTTGGACATAAATGGCAGAAGGCTTGTTATAGATTCCAGACCTTCTGATGCGATAGCCCTTGCCCTTCGGGTTGAAGCACCGATTTATGTTGATGAGGAAGTACTTAGAAAATCCCAAAGGGCAGATGTCGAAAAGAAGGGAGACAAGGTCGTTACCGATTCAAAAGAATGGGAGGACATCTTAGAAAGCCTTTCTCCAGATGATTTCGGCAAATACAAAATGTAA
- a CDS encoding fructose-1,6-bisphosphatase yields the protein MKVTLSVIKADIGSIGGHLRPSSQVLTRVREYVAENGKDLIYDFFVSYTGDDIAILFSHGLGVGNEKIHKLAWDAFVAGTEVAKSQGLYGAGQDLLKDSFSGNVRGMGPAVCEMEFEERPNEPFVLFAADKTDPGAYNLPLYLAFADPMYNSGLILSPNMEKGFKFTIMDVSYTEGDRIIELYAPEDLYDIAALLRDNERFVIESIHSRETGEIGACVSTTRLHNIAGKYIGKDDPVMLVRVQGPFPATGELLAPFSIGHYVAGFMRGSHTGPLMPVKMNSSVSYFDGPPCVCAIGFCVHNGKLTEPADCFDHPYWDWVRQNVSRKATEMRMQGFSGCAMLPYSELEYGGIVKKMEKLERKFKVRGR from the coding sequence ATGAAGGTCACTCTTTCGGTGATTAAGGCGGATATTGGAAGCATTGGAGGTCACCTAAGGCCGAGCAGTCAGGTTTTGACAAGGGTAAGGGAATATGTGGCGGAAAACGGTAAGGATCTCATATACGATTTTTTCGTATCGTATACGGGAGATGACATAGCGATTCTTTTCTCACACGGTTTGGGCGTGGGAAATGAAAAGATCCATAAACTCGCATGGGATGCGTTTGTTGCTGGAACAGAGGTCGCAAAAAGTCAAGGTTTGTACGGGGCGGGACAGGATCTTTTAAAAGATTCTTTTTCTGGAAATGTCAGGGGAATGGGTCCTGCCGTGTGCGAAATGGAGTTTGAAGAAAGACCGAACGAACCCTTCGTTCTTTTTGCCGCGGATAAAACGGATCCCGGTGCGTACAATCTTCCCCTTTATTTAGCATTTGCGGACCCAATGTACAACTCGGGTCTCATCCTTTCTCCGAATATGGAGAAGGGGTTTAAATTCACCATAATGGATGTGAGCTATACGGAAGGGGACAGAATTATAGAACTTTATGCTCCCGAGGATCTCTACGACATAGCAGCTCTTTTGAGGGACAACGAGCGGTTTGTTATCGAATCTATCCATTCCAGAGAGACTGGTGAAATAGGGGCGTGCGTGAGTACGACAAGACTCCACAATATAGCGGGAAAGTACATAGGAAAGGACGACCCAGTTATGCTTGTTAGAGTTCAGGGGCCTTTTCCGGCAACGGGTGAGCTTTTGGCACCTTTTAGCATCGGACACTACGTTGCCGGATTCATGAGGGGAAGTCATACGGGCCCTCTCATGCCGGTAAAGATGAACTCCAGCGTTTCATATTTCGACGGACCCCCTTGTGTCTGTGCCATAGGATTTTGCGTTCACAACGGAAAATTGACGGAGCCGGCAGATTGTTTCGACCATCCTTACTGGGACTGGGTTAGACAAAACGTATCTAGAAAGGCAACGGAGATGAGAATGCAAGGGTTCTCGGGTTGTGCTATGCTGCCATACTCTGAGCTTGAATATGGAGGAATTGTCAAAAAGATGGAAAAACTGGAACGGAAATTCAAAGTCAGGGGGCGGTAA
- the miaB gene encoding tRNA (N6-isopentenyl adenosine(37)-C2)-methylthiotransferase MiaB — protein MKFFIETMGCQMNEHDSEKMASLLKGRGFEEVSDPLHADVVIVNSCCVRKKAEEKFLSYLGRLRRLKGKKNLIIGATGCIVQLEKEALVERMGYVDFFLGPSSIHKIVDAVETAKRGIRYWDFTEDGTETLCLKPATEQKKIKAYVTIMKGCNNFCSYCIVPYTRGREESRRSEEILDEIRMLAESGVKEITLLGQNVNSYNRGSNDIPFPELLKRINEIQGIERIRFVTSHPKDLSDDLINCFGTLSKLCEHIHLPFQSGSNKILALMNRNYTKEEYLEKVEKLRKVCPGIAITADCIVGFPGEEDEDFEETMDLVRRVRFHNIFSFAYSPRKYTSALLLPNPVPREKALERLYILQKEQKRITLERNMELEGKKVEVLIEGVSKKSSSELTGRTRTNVIVNFEGPMGLIGRTVEVLVTKGYANSVKGVLIGHQK, from the coding sequence TTGAAGTTCTTCATCGAAACTATGGGATGCCAAATGAATGAGCACGATTCTGAAAAGATGGCATCCCTCCTAAAGGGAAGAGGATTTGAAGAAGTGAGTGATCCTCTGCATGCAGATGTCGTAATTGTAAATAGTTGCTGTGTGAGAAAGAAGGCGGAAGAGAAGTTTTTAAGCTACCTCGGCAGGCTAAGAAGGTTAAAAGGGAAAAAAAACCTGATTATAGGAGCAACCGGTTGTATTGTTCAACTAGAAAAGGAAGCATTAGTCGAAAGAATGGGATATGTGGATTTCTTCCTCGGCCCTTCTTCTATCCACAAAATAGTAGATGCCGTAGAGACGGCAAAGAGAGGCATAAGATATTGGGACTTCACTGAGGACGGAACCGAAACGCTCTGTCTGAAACCTGCAACGGAGCAAAAAAAGATAAAAGCTTACGTTACGATCATGAAGGGCTGCAATAACTTCTGTAGCTACTGTATTGTCCCATACACCAGGGGAAGGGAAGAGAGTAGAAGAAGCGAAGAAATACTTGACGAAATAAGAATGCTCGCCGAAAGTGGTGTAAAAGAGATAACCTTACTCGGTCAAAATGTAAATTCCTACAACAGAGGCTCAAACGACATCCCATTTCCGGAATTACTGAAGAGAATTAATGAAATACAGGGAATTGAACGAATAAGATTCGTGACTTCTCATCCCAAAGATCTCTCCGACGATCTTATAAACTGTTTTGGAACGTTAAGTAAGCTCTGTGAACATATTCACCTTCCCTTCCAGTCTGGTTCAAATAAGATACTTGCCCTCATGAATAGGAATTACACGAAGGAAGAGTACCTTGAGAAAGTCGAAAAACTGAGGAAGGTTTGTCCGGGAATTGCTATAACTGCTGATTGCATCGTTGGATTTCCTGGAGAAGAGGATGAAGATTTTGAAGAGACCATGGATCTTGTAAGGAGGGTTAGATTTCACAATATCTTCTCGTTCGCCTACTCCCCAAGAAAGTATACTTCGGCACTTCTTCTACCCAATCCTGTGCCGAGAGAAAAAGCATTGGAAAGACTCTACATACTCCAAAAAGAACAAAAAAGGATAACACTCGAACGGAACATGGAGCTCGAGGGAAAAAAGGTGGAGGTACTGATAGAAGGGGTGAGCAAAAAGTCAAGCTCAGAACTTACGGGGCGCACAAGGACAAATGTAATTGTAAATTTCGAGGGACCTATGGGGCTTATAGGAAGGACGGTTGAAGTTCTTGTGACAAAAGGTTATGCTAATTCGGTAAAGGGGGTTCTTATAGGGCACCAAAAGTAA